The following proteins are encoded in a genomic region of Cyclonatronum proteinivorum:
- a CDS encoding protein-L-isoaspartate(D-aspartate) O-methyltransferase, protein MTAPQEHPKYRIKREQLVQKLRQKGIVSERVLTALGRIPRHRFVDSAFERRAYDDAPLPIGHGQTISQPYTVARQTELLDPQPGQRILEIGTGSGYQAAVLLEMGVKLYSVERLCPLYERAQRLLRALGYKRLELKCGDGTQGWRAYAPFDGIIVTAGAPVVPETLTSQLTEGGRLIIPVGDDSGQQMLRITRQGDQFIEEDHNTYQFVRLIGSRGWQENDSG, encoded by the coding sequence ATGACCGCGCCTCAGGAGCATCCCAAATACCGCATCAAACGTGAGCAGCTTGTGCAGAAGCTACGCCAAAAGGGGATTGTTTCGGAGCGGGTGCTTACGGCCCTCGGGCGCATTCCCCGGCATCGGTTTGTGGATTCTGCTTTTGAACGGCGCGCCTACGACGACGCCCCCCTGCCTATCGGACACGGACAAACGATTTCCCAGCCCTACACCGTCGCCCGGCAGACCGAGCTGCTTGATCCGCAGCCGGGTCAGCGCATTCTCGAAATCGGGACCGGCTCGGGCTATCAGGCAGCGGTACTGCTCGAAATGGGGGTGAAGCTTTACTCGGTCGAGCGGCTGTGTCCGCTGTACGAGCGGGCACAACGGCTGCTGCGGGCGCTGGGCTACAAGCGGCTTGAGCTCAAATGCGGGGACGGCACACAGGGCTGGCGGGCGTATGCGCCGTTTGACGGCATCATCGTAACGGCAGGCGCGCCGGTCGTGCCCGAAACGCTCACTTCACAGCTCACCGAAGGCGGCAGGCTCATCATCCCCGTAGGCGACGACTCGGGTCAGCAAATGCTGCGCATCACCCGGCAGGGCGATCAGTTTATTGAAGAAGATCACAACACCTATCAGTTTGTCAGGCTTATCGGCAGCCGGGGCTGGCAGGAAAACGACTCCGGCTAA
- a CDS encoding T9SS type A sorting domain-containing protein — protein sequence MKEYIQINSTGTDTTPPATCKRPQLRFFNKVMTLALALIFVWGWGSEVIGQVTFNGNTRTGFGGAVGNSTMEWSESSGTITVTFTKGAGDFSDALVIYLFTGAAGRNVIDGQVNDQEDELRLAISSAGADGSTITFFPGFEASHAIGINAGFGGLWSIPATGSIGNNGLDFVTSVNSTLNSTTQASFTFSFTYANLGLNPGDPIYFVATYLNGTNGFTSNEGYGSGLPGNNPGPGAVTFTSFLEYPTGVERGTRATAQAGNWDSNATWANNVTPLALENVVIGHDVTLNVNAEVRSLTINSGQAFVFENEESRQLTIRSGGALTNNGAFTANDGKVIFAGTGTVTGPLTFNDVDIAGGVNFGSGASRATLGGILSINPGGFVQTNPPIYAAGSTLRYNTVGTYGRGSEWPSVTLNPSNNPHHVVVNSILSMGDHTTGRAVNGNLTILEERSLALSSAVGGDLRVRGNWVNEGIFTANNRAVFFDGTQPQTIENEQTGGISIPFLFIQNNVRALSDLTVATRLSLQNSTLTIGSGNALVAPTQVTEDDNGINYVDTGAALAFERDIVTHSRWIGISMPVAGVNFAGSGGVFDPFWTQGDFTGSDDPNANDENANLRLYNEVAGDYKVPGTADFQPGVGYLFYVFERKDRDDPETALTFPFTLTVSGQENTFSSGIFPFPVTFNSEGGNGWNLLANPFGAALDWDNLTRSDATDFNGFAYVLEPSSQRYLATGGAIEGTVIGNDLAPHIAPFQAFWVKAENNDANLSATPANRTINTDNADLFNTTPIPVFSLRLTADNLQSTTAFRFGEGFSTSFANTDAYFLSGLTTTFAFTYSLKDETPTMINSLPIDLTEAISFPIAAGAYVEGNAFTGEASFTWPAFENIPADWSITLTDTYTGTVIDLRDATSYSFIMEAPMGLMAKVETFKDFQHEGTPVMNPMFAGERFILTIDPEVPTSAPISGELPREVSLSQNYPNPFNPTTLIRFELPASEEVRLEVFNVQGQRVATLVNGTVQAGVHNVSFDASSLSSGVYLYRLQAGNQVLTRKMTLIK from the coding sequence ATGAAAGAATATATACAGATAAACAGCACAGGTACAGATACAACACCGCCTGCTACATGCAAGCGTCCTCAGCTACGCTTTTTTAATAAAGTGATGACCCTTGCCCTTGCCCTGATTTTTGTTTGGGGATGGGGGAGTGAGGTTATCGGGCAGGTGACTTTTAACGGGAACACCAGAACAGGATTTGGGGGTGCCGTTGGGAATAGCACAATGGAATGGAGCGAATCATCCGGAACCATTACGGTGACTTTTACAAAAGGGGCAGGCGACTTTAGTGATGCACTTGTGATCTATTTATTTACAGGAGCAGCAGGTCGCAATGTGATTGATGGACAGGTTAATGATCAGGAAGACGAATTGCGCCTTGCTATCTCAAGTGCAGGAGCTGATGGATCAACAATCACTTTCTTCCCGGGTTTTGAGGCCTCGCACGCGATAGGCATTAACGCAGGTTTTGGCGGACTTTGGTCAATTCCAGCAACAGGTTCGATTGGAAATAACGGACTAGATTTTGTTACATCGGTTAATTCAACACTCAACAGTACTACTCAGGCTTCTTTCACCTTTTCGTTTACCTATGCCAATTTAGGGTTGAACCCCGGTGATCCCATCTATTTTGTTGCTACCTATCTGAACGGAACTAATGGATTTACTTCGAATGAGGGCTATGGCAGCGGATTGCCCGGCAATAATCCTGGCCCCGGAGCGGTTACTTTTACGAGCTTTTTGGAATATCCGACAGGTGTAGAGCGGGGTACGAGAGCAACGGCACAGGCTGGTAATTGGGATTCAAATGCAACATGGGCAAATAATGTGACTCCTCTTGCCTTAGAAAATGTGGTAATAGGACATGATGTGACCTTGAATGTAAATGCAGAGGTGCGCAGCCTTACCATCAACTCCGGCCAGGCTTTTGTTTTTGAAAACGAAGAATCGCGTCAGTTAACCATCCGTAGCGGCGGCGCCCTCACCAACAACGGCGCCTTCACGGCTAATGATGGTAAAGTGATATTTGCTGGCACAGGGACCGTTACCGGCCCATTAACTTTCAATGATGTTGATATTGCGGGCGGCGTAAATTTTGGTTCAGGAGCTTCAAGAGCTACCTTAGGCGGAATACTGAGCATAAATCCAGGTGGCTTTGTTCAGACAAATCCGCCAATCTACGCTGCTGGCTCAACACTCAGGTACAACACAGTAGGTACCTATGGCCGTGGCAGTGAGTGGCCCTCTGTAACCTTAAATCCCAGCAATAATCCACATCATGTTGTCGTGAACTCAATCCTAAGTATGGGTGACCATACGACAGGTAGAGCTGTTAATGGAAACCTTACTATTTTAGAAGAACGCTCCCTGGCACTATCTTCTGCAGTTGGTGGAGATTTGCGCGTGAGAGGAAATTGGGTAAACGAAGGCATATTCACGGCAAATAATCGCGCCGTTTTCTTTGATGGTACACAACCTCAAACCATTGAAAACGAGCAGACAGGTGGTATTTCAATTCCGTTTCTTTTCATTCAAAACAATGTTCGGGCACTAAGTGATTTGACAGTTGCAACCCGGTTAAGCCTGCAAAATAGCACACTGACTATTGGTTCGGGTAATGCACTTGTTGCACCCACACAGGTAACGGAGGATGACAACGGTATTAATTACGTTGATACGGGCGCAGCATTAGCTTTTGAGCGAGATATTGTAACACATTCGCGCTGGATTGGAATATCAATGCCTGTAGCTGGAGTGAATTTTGCCGGTTCTGGCGGGGTTTTTGATCCCTTCTGGACACAAGGTGACTTTACCGGCTCGGATGATCCTAATGCGAATGACGAGAATGCAAATCTTCGTCTCTATAATGAGGTAGCAGGAGATTACAAAGTTCCGGGTACCGCAGACTTTCAGCCCGGCGTAGGCTACCTGTTCTATGTTTTTGAAAGGAAAGACCGTGATGATCCAGAAACCGCTTTGACTTTCCCATTTACTCTTACTGTTTCCGGTCAGGAAAATACTTTTAGTTCCGGCATATTTCCATTTCCGGTTACTTTTAACTCCGAAGGTGGAAATGGGTGGAATTTATTAGCAAACCCATTTGGAGCAGCTTTAGATTGGGATAATTTGACAAGGTCAGATGCAACTGATTTTAATGGATTTGCCTATGTGTTAGAGCCATCATCACAGCGGTATTTAGCAACAGGTGGCGCTATTGAAGGAACTGTGATTGGTAATGATTTAGCACCGCACATCGCTCCGTTTCAGGCTTTTTGGGTTAAGGCCGAAAACAACGATGCGAATCTATCTGCTACACCAGCTAACAGAACAATCAATACTGATAACGCCGACCTCTTCAACACAACCCCAATTCCCGTATTCAGCCTGCGGTTAACTGCTGATAACTTGCAATCCACCACGGCATTCCGCTTCGGTGAAGGATTCTCAACTTCCTTCGCTAATACCGATGCGTACTTTCTTTCTGGTCTGACCACAACATTCGCCTTCACTTACAGCCTGAAGGATGAAACGCCGACCATGATTAACTCCCTTCCAATCGACCTCACCGAAGCCATCAGCTTCCCAATTGCGGCTGGTGCCTATGTGGAGGGCAATGCCTTTACCGGCGAAGCAAGCTTTACCTGGCCGGCGTTTGAGAACATCCCGGCAGACTGGTCCATCACACTGACCGATACCTACACCGGTACCGTGATTGACCTGCGCGATGCTACATCCTACAGCTTCATTATGGAAGCGCCTATGGGCCTGATGGCGAAAGTAGAGACCTTCAAGGATTTCCAGCATGAAGGCACTCCGGTTATGAACCCCATGTTCGCAGGCGAGCGCTTTATCCTCACCATCGATCCCGAAGTGCCAACCTCAGCGCCGATTTCAGGTGAGCTGCCGCGTGAGGTGAGCCTGAGCCAGAACTACCCGAACCCGTTCAACCCCACAACCCTGATACGCTTTGAGCTGCCGGCTTCTGAGGAAGTCCGCCTCGAGGTGTTCAACGTGCAGGGTCAGCGGGTCGCAACCCTCGTGAACGGTACCGTTCAGGCCGGCGTGCACAACGTGAGCTTCGACGCTTCATCGCTTTCCAGCGGTGTGTACCTGTACCGCCTGCAGGCCGGCAATCAGGTCCTCACCCGCAAGATGACGCTGATCAAGTAA
- a CDS encoding PID-CTERM protein-sorting domain-containing protein — protein MKKFIASLVSMVVFALLLSIPADVQAQSQPRGDIWETQDNGNGPGGPPAPPGAPIQTPIGSGLGILLVAGGAYAVRRLRQQKEEE, from the coding sequence ATGAAAAAATTCATAGCATCCCTCGTTTCTATGGTAGTATTCGCCCTGTTGCTGAGCATCCCTGCCGATGTGCAGGCGCAGTCACAGCCTCGTGGCGACATTTGGGAAACCCAGGATAACGGCAACGGCCCCGGCGGCCCGCCAGCCCCTCCCGGCGCCCCGATTCAAACCCCGATAGGCAGCGGCCTCGGCATTCTGCTCGTAGCAGGCGGCGCGTATGCGGTGCGCAGGCTGCGTCAGCAGAAAGAAGAAGAATAA